AGACCAATGGCCATGATCAGCCAGGAAGGTATCCAGATTGAAAACAGGGCATCAAATTGCATGCCCCGGTAACGAATGCGACTGCGGTTTCTGGCCGCCAGCCCGGCAATCACGGTCATCACAGTCATGATTGCCAGCACGATATACCATTTATCTGCAGCAAACACCCATTTGAGAATCAGGCCGATGGCGAACAGCTGCACCACCATTCTTACAGAGGCAATCAACAATTGCCTTTCCAGCTTTAACCGCAACAGCAATGAAATCAACCCATTGGCCAGGATAAGCAATGCTGCCAGGCCAATTTCCCCGATCGATATTTCCATATATTCAAGGTTCATGCTTGCCTGCCTGCTATTTCATCGGTCGTGAGGCGACCGCTTTTCATTTGCCATACACGATTGCCCACCCGGGCCTTTTGCTGTTCATCGTGGCTGATCCACAGTGTCGCCGTGCGATGATCGTTCACGTGCATCCAGTGCTCAATCAGCTTTTCCACCAGTTGCGCCGTAGTCTCATCCAGCGCCGAAGTAGGCTCATCCAGCAGCAAAAGACAGGGATCCAGCTGCAATACGCGCAACAGGCAGACCAGTTGCTTCTCTCCACCCGATAGCGTGTCCGAATCCTTGGTCAGAAATGAGCTGGGGCGGTCAATAGCGTGCAGAAACCGTTCAATTTTCTGCCGGTCGTACCTTTTATCCCGGTTTACGGCGAGCCCGAAAGGAAAGGTCAGATTGCCCTCGACACTGGTCTGCAGCAACACCGGGCTTTGCCGGATATAGGCAACCTGAGCCCGGTAGCGACAAGCGTCTGCCGGTTGCACCGGCTTACCGCGCAGAACCAGTTCGCCGGCGTCGGGCTTGTCCAGCAAGGCCAGTCCGTACGAATACGCTTTTGCCGGACCCCGAGGCACCGGACAACACAATGCGATCACCGCGCCCGACCGTGCAGTGCGCCGGATGCAGCAATATATGACCATTTAAAGGGTCTTTGCGACTGAGATTTCTGGCCTGCAGTAGCGCAGGCGTCTTTACTTCTGGATTATCGGTTACCACAACTTATGCTTACCATCGTTAACGACGGCGTCGCAGGACAACCGTCAAAAGGCTGCGGGCCATGCCGCGACACCATCGGCCACAGTAAAGCCGCCTCATCGCCGCTCACTGGGAACCCGCACAATATACACCGAAAGCGCGACGCGGGCGTGCCATTGGCGGTGCTCAGACAGACGGTTTGGCCCTGTGGCCTTGCACAAGGAATGGAATGCGCAATACAACATCGCGGTCCTTTTGTTTTTCGGCCTCGGGAAGCATCGCCCATTCCACCAGAGAAGGATGCAAGCGCCGCTGGTCATCACGCTGGGCGCCGTAACGCCAGCCTGCCAGATAACGTTGCGCCATCCAGCGTGTGTGCTCCACCTGTGCGAGCATCTCCACCTCCTCGGCGGTAAATGAGAGGGCCTCCTGCACGCCCGCCCCCTGCTCCTGTAGCGCCGCCAGCTTTCCGCACATGGCCAGCTTGTAGGCGATATGATCCGCCTGCGCACGATTGGCGTCCTTGGCCTGTTCATTCAACATGTCCCACGATTGCTTGTAAGCATCGCTTTCGCTGAGCGAACCTTGCTGCGGTGCAAGTTGTTGCAGATAGTCTTCATGAATACTGCGCGCCGTGACGTCCAGCCGCTCCTGTGTAATCAGCTCCACCTGACACACCGATTCCAGACTGCCAAAAAAGGTCAGCCGGTTCAATCTGCTCTGTCGCGACTTGAGTAGCGCATTCAGGCCATCATTGTGATAGTTCAAGGCGAACACGCGAAACGCGGCTGCAGGAGTCGCGTGCAATATTTCCAGCGATAGCTTGAGATTGACCGAATCGTCGTCAAAAGCAGCAATCACCACTGGAACAAGATGAGCCGGCGGATCAATGACGAGCTCATTCAGAATATGATCATAAGCGCCATCGAACGGCATATATTTGATAGACGACACCATTGCGGCACCCGGATACTCGGCAGCCAGTTGCCTGCCTGCGTGCTCGGCGTCTGCGCCGTACACAATAATGTCCGGCGAGGCCGGATTAATCGTATGCATCACCTGCAGCGCCTGCACCAGCAAGGCTTTGGCCGTCTCTCCAGCACCAAAGACAATCAGCCGAAAGGCTGCATTGGGATCGCGCATAGGCTGGGCATAGTCATAAGCAAGTCGTGCAAAGAACTGCCGTGCAATCATCTGATGGTGATTGAAAAACCGCAAGTCAATGCCATTTTTCTTTTCGTCCTCGAAATAGTCCGATTGCTGCAGCATGGTGCTTACCTTGGCGTTGCCTATGTGCAGGAAACAACGTACCTGATATTTCTCCGGATTTTTCTGCGTGATCTGGTGCAGCGCCCGCACCACATTGATGGTGGTCTGCTCTTTATCCAGAAAACATATCATGAAGCGCGCGCTGCGAATACCCGCATCCTGAAGCACCGCGCTTTGCGTACCATCGCCAAAATAAACAAGATGGCCATCGCGCCGTAGCGCACTCGCATTGCTATGATCGGCGTCCAGCTCAATGGCCACTCCGGTTGTATCGTGAGTACGCTTCAGATCTGCGAGCAACGCCTGGCCCTTTCGATTAATGCCAATCACCAGTATCTGGTTACGCCTGAACAGCAGCCGAAATTGGGTGTAATATTCAACAAAAAGCTTCTGGGCGATCCGATACATTCCTGCCAGCAGCGCCAGCGTCACCACGATTTTGACCAATGTCAGTTGCCATGGCAGGTTTTCCGGAGGCAAAGACGACGACACCGGGTCCGATCCCATCAGCGTTCGCAAGGTGCGATACAGTCTTTCAGGCAGATAGAGCCATTCATTGATTTGCGGGTAATGCTGTCCCAGGCCGTTCCAGGTCAGCACGATGACCGCGAGCCCACCGATCATGACCAGAATGCTTTTTGTACGGCGCGATAATTTCATTTACGGATGCTCCTGCATGTTTTTCTGCGCCTGCTCAAGCAGCGTCACGGTTTTCTTCCTGACACTTTCATCCTTTACCCGTTGAAGCTGTAGTTGAGTCATGCGTATCAGGCTATTGGCTACGAATGCGGTGTCCTTATTCTGACTGAAATACACGGCAAGCGCAGCCCGCGCCTGCGGATGAAAGCGCCAATAGTTGTAGATCAGGCGCAACTGGTCCGGATTACGTATGGGAAGCTGTTTTTCGATATAAGCCGTCAGCGGCACCGTGGAGTCTGGCACCAACGGGCGATTGTACGGGTCCTGGAAGAACCATGATTCAGGACGCTGCGCCACACTGGGCGCGTCGACTACGGCCGCAGCGTCGTTGTCATACTTTTTGCCAAAGTAGATTTCGCTCTGATCGGCCAGCTCCTGCACCGGCCCAAGCAAGGCATCAGGCACCGCCCACACATTCAGTATTGACTGACTGCTGCGAGTATCCAGCGTGACAATATCCTTGCCATCGGGTAACAGCACCACGTCATCTATCCGACTAATAGCAAATGGCATCACAACGGGCATCCCGGTTTGCGTGTCATACATGGCAATGCCCTTGTCACTGCGCAGGTCCAGCGGATCGGATGCGAACAGCAGCTGGCCGTCCCGGGAAAATTTCAAATAACCGCCTGCCGCATCATTTCGGATTTTTTGCCCAACAGCCTGTTTACGCTCCAGGTTCCACAAACGGATATATTTATTGTCTTCGGCCATAGCAAGCATATTGCCGTCCGGGCTCAATTCAGCCTTCGGTGCATCGCCCGCGGTAGGCAGCGTCAGCCGGCTGACAAAATCTTTCAGATCATACAGCTGGGCCTTGCCGTTGAAAAAAGCCAGCAGATATTTATTGTCTGGCGTGAAATAGGCGCCCTTGAGCTCGGTCTGCTCCCGGTGCAGTATCTCGCCGGTGGCAACCTGCTGCACCCGCCACTTGTTTGGCGACTCCAGAACCAGGATGATCGACAAGTCGGCCGACAGTTTATATTTCTCGTTTTTACGCAAGCCAAAAGTCTGCTTACGGTTTCCTGTCTCTATTTCCCAGATTGCCATTTTCTCGTCGTCAATTCGGGAGGACACCGTGCTGCCATCATGGCTGAACGATATCACGCCTCTGACTGATAAGGGCTTGCCCATCGGCTTACCTGTTGTGGCACGATAAAACCGCAATGTACTCATACCCTGCCTGGGTTCGGAAATGGTGTAGACGTAGTCCTGTTCGCTGGCAACGCCAAAGCGGTCAATTTGCTCCGGCGTGCGTATGAAATCTCTGAGTTTGCTGTTGCCTCCCAGCGCTGCGTACTGCAGGTTATGACTATCTTTTTTCAAAAGCACAACGCCTTTGCCATCTGGCATGGCGCGAAATGACATCAGATCCGGTCCCAGATTCAATTGCGAACGCAATAATGGCGGCGCCAGATCAGTGACCAGAAAAAATATTCCTTCCTGATTCTCCACACGTTGTGTGAGGTCAGGAGACACATTGGCTACGTCATCACGCAGCATGGCCGAAAGGCTGATACCCGCGTTACCGGAGGTCACCGGCGTGTTGTTGTCGATATCGTACACGGTGTAGTTACTCTGCCAGACCACGACAAAAGACCTGCCATCTTCGTTGAAATAAATATCGTCTGGAATCAGCTGGCCAGCAACTTTGGCGATCTGGCTATCGTTGCGCCGCAAGTCGATGTGATACAGGCCGTTGGCCGCACGCACAAAAACATGACGTGCATCCGGACTGAACCTTACCCAGATAATCCCGCCCGGCACCACATAATTCCTGGCCTGCTGCAATTTTCCGTCTGCATCCATGGGATACACGCGCACACGGTTGTCATTATCCTCGGTCTCGTGAAATGCAATGGCGTTGCCCTGCGGAGCAAACAGGTAGCGTTGAGTGTTGCCGCCCTCGCGTTGTCGCACCGGAACCTGGTCAATTACCGTTTGCCGGTCGTGCGTATTGAACAGCAGTGATTTGATGTACTGCATTTTGCCGTCGACGACATGCCAGCCCTGTATCACCAGCCATCTGCCATCCGCACCTGGCGCAAAGGAGACGATACGCAAATCGTTGGGCGCCTTATAAACCGTCTCTTGCGGCTTGCCATCCTGCCACTTTGCTATCGTGTTGTCGGCCGTCATAAAATACAGCGCATTCTGGCCGTCAAACGCCAGTTTCGAGAAAGCGTTAGCTTTGGCGTCAGTCACTGTGGCATGCAGTTTCTGCGCGTATGCATCCCATATCTGCAGGCCGCGCTGCTCGTTGGACGTCGCATTGAGCGCCGCGATCCAATGGCCGTCGGGGCTGAATACAGGTGTTGAATCCAGTCTGGGCATCGGCGTCATGCCGTTCTGGCGCATTAGCATCGATTGCAGGTATAGCGCGGTCCGTTCATTGCCGTAGCGAGCAGCGGCCGCCATATACGCAGCGCCTTCGGCCACTTCCTTCTGATCAATCTTATTCAGGCCAGACAGAAACAATGAGCGCGATAGCATGGTTTGCGCAGCATTGCGTTCTGTCCAGGCATATACACCCAGCGCCATTGCCATGACAGCCAGCACTCCGATCACAACTGCAATCCGCTTGACAATCTTCGTACGCTGCCTGGCCTTGGCCAGTTGATAGGCCTGATCACGCTGTGTCAAGTCGCCCAGCGGCACGTCAAGCACACCCGCAATAATCTTGAGCTTGGCCAGATCAAGCCGATCCTTGTACGCCTGAACGCGGCGCTCCACTTCCTTTCTGGACAGGGTTCGATCGCCCTGCAAAGACTGCCTGTAGGCCTCGGGCGTCGTAAAACCCTGGTCCTGCGTACCGGGCAGACGAACGTCCGCAGCGATGGGCTCCTGACTTACGCTGTGATCGATATTGCCGGACTCATCTACACGATATCGCAGCACTTCCGGAAAACACTGCTGCGCGGAAGACTCTGTGCCGTATTCCGGTTCCCCGGCAAGGATCAACGCAATAATCCGATCGCCCTTGCCGGTTTGTTTGAAACGGCGCAG
Above is a window of Advenella kashmirensis WT001 DNA encoding:
- a CDS encoding NAD-binding protein, with the translated sequence MKLSRRTKSILVMIGGLAVIVLTWNGLGQHYPQINEWLYLPERLYRTLRTLMGSDPVSSSLPPENLPWQLTLVKIVVTLALLAGMYRIAQKLFVEYYTQFRLLFRRNQILVIGINRKGQALLADLKRTHDTTGVAIELDADHSNASALRRDGHLVYFGDGTQSAVLQDAGIRSARFMICFLDKEQTTINVVRALHQITQKNPEKYQVRCFLHIGNAKVSTMLQQSDYFEDEKKNGIDLRFFNHHQMIARQFFARLAYDYAQPMRDPNAAFRLIVFGAGETAKALLVQALQVMHTINPASPDIIVYGADAEHAGRQLAAEYPGAAMVSSIKYMPFDGAYDHILNELVIDPPAHLVPVVIAAFDDDSVNLKLSLEILHATPAAAFRVFALNYHNDGLNALLKSRQSRLNRLTFFGSLESVCQVELITQERLDVTARSIHEDYLQQLAPQQGSLSESDAYKQSWDMLNEQAKDANRAQADHIAYKLAMCGKLAALQEQGAGVQEALSFTAEEVEMLAQVEHTRWMAQRYLAGWRYGAQRDDQRRLHPSLVEWAMLPEAEKQKDRDVVLRIPFLVQGHRAKPSV
- a CDS encoding ABC transporter ATP-binding protein — encoded protein: MIALCCPVPRGPAKAYSYGLALLDKPDAGELVLRGKPVQPADACRYRAQVAYIRQSPVLLQTSVEGNLTFPFGLAVNRDKRYDRQKIERFLHAIDRPSSFLTKDSDTLSGGEKQLVCLLRVLQLDPCLLLLDEPTSALDETTAQLVEKLIEHWMHVNDHRTATLWISHDEQQKARVGNRVWQMKSGRLTTDEIAGRQA
- a CDS encoding toll/interleukin-1 receptor domain-containing protein encodes the protein MTEETADNRLTYAAFISYSHADNRQEGRKWADWLHHELETYEVPADLVGRPNRAGKPIAAQIYPVFQDEKELSASASLSSALTAALDASSYLVYLSSPQSARSVYVSEELRRFKQTGKGDRIIALILAGEPEYGTESSAQQCFPEVLRYRVDESGNIDHSVSQEPIAADVRLPGTQDQGFTTPEAYRQSLQGDRTLSRKEVERRVQAYKDRLDLAKLKIIAGVLDVPLGDLTQRDQAYQLAKARQRTKIVKRIAVVIGVLAVMAMALGVYAWTERNAAQTMLSRSLFLSGLNKIDQKEVAEGAAYMAAAARYGNERTALYLQSMLMRQNGMTPMPRLDSTPVFSPDGHWIAALNATSNEQRGLQIWDAYAQKLHATVTDAKANAFSKLAFDGQNALYFMTADNTIAKWQDGKPQETVYKAPNDLRIVSFAPGADGRWLVIQGWHVVDGKMQYIKSLLFNTHDRQTVIDQVPVRQREGGNTQRYLFAPQGNAIAFHETEDNDNRVRVYPMDADGKLQQARNYVVPGGIIWVRFSPDARHVFVRAANGLYHIDLRRNDSQIAKVAGQLIPDDIYFNEDGRSFVVVWQSNYTVYDIDNNTPVTSGNAGISLSAMLRDDVANVSPDLTQRVENQEGIFFLVTDLAPPLLRSQLNLGPDLMSFRAMPDGKGVVLLKKDSHNLQYAALGGNSKLRDFIRTPEQIDRFGVASEQDYVYTISEPRQGMSTLRFYRATTGKPMGKPLSVRGVISFSHDGSTVSSRIDDEKMAIWEIETGNRKQTFGLRKNEKYKLSADLSIILVLESPNKWRVQQVATGEILHREQTELKGAYFTPDNKYLLAFFNGKAQLYDLKDFVSRLTLPTAGDAPKAELSPDGNMLAMAEDNKYIRLWNLERKQAVGQKIRNDAAGGYLKFSRDGQLLFASDPLDLRSDKGIAMYDTQTGMPVVMPFAISRIDDVVLLPDGKDIVTLDTRSSQSILNVWAVPDALLGPVQELADQSEIYFGKKYDNDAAAVVDAPSVAQRPESWFFQDPYNRPLVPDSTVPLTAYIEKQLPIRNPDQLRLIYNYWRFHPQARAALAVYFSQNKDTAFVANSLIRMTQLQLQRVKDESVRKKTVTLLEQAQKNMQEHP